The proteins below come from a single Ictalurus punctatus breed USDA103 chromosome 29, Coco_2.0, whole genome shotgun sequence genomic window:
- the vps37a gene encoding vacuolar protein sorting-associated protein 37A yields the protein MNWIFPQSKSSGAIPPLNSLQKQRQRQIESLKAAHSTIAEIQKDVEYRIPFTVNNSTININILLPPQFPQEKPVVTVYPPVGHHIVDGNNGTVITSPLVTNFGMHSDLGKVIQSLLDEFWKSPPALMPGAPSFPFMYKPPYPTQNFHFVPAFPSQDPQRPVVPALLPPAPGSEMQQVTNRPPAPVYGLITDLPLPVPMADSQTGLNGHIYRMPEIPDSFPELSEMSVSQLKDMSDNEDVLLEFFACLPQLKQVSSDKEDLVNTIVTVAKKNLQLEPQLEGKRQEMLYKYEQLTQMKSAFQTKMQRQHELSESCSLSALQARLKVAAHQAEEESEETAENFLEGKTEIDDFLTSFMEKRTLCHSRRAKEEKLQQSISTHGHFPSAH from the exons ATGAACTGGATTTTCCCGCAGTCTAAGAGCTCTGGAGCGATTCCGCCTCTGAACAGTTTACAGAAACAGAGACAGCGGCAGATCGAGTCGCTTAAAGCTGCGCATTCTAC CATCGCAGAGATCCAGAAAGATGTGGAGTACCGGATTCCTTTCACTGTTAACAACTCGACCATCAACATCAACAT attgCTTCCACCACAGTTTCCTCAAGAGAAGCCCGTCGTCACCGTGTATCCTCCCGTCGGTCATCACATAGTGGACGGGAACAACGGCACCGTGATCACCAGCCCCCTCGTCACCAAC TTCGGGATGCACTCGGACCTGGGGAAAGTAATCCAGAGCTTGCTGGATGAGTTCTGGAAGAGTCCGCCTGCCCTGATGCCCGGCGCTCCATCCTTCCCGTT CATGTACAAGCCGCCGTACCCTACGCAGAACTTTCATTTTGTCCCCGCTTTCCCGAGCCAGGACCCCCAGCGCCCCGTCGTCCCCGCCCTGCTCCCACCGGCCCCGGGGTCAGAGATGCAGCAGGTGACGAACCGTCCTCCGGCACCGGTGTACGGGTTGATCACGGACCTCCCGCTGCCCGTCCCCATGGCCGACTCACAG ACCGGGCTGAACGGACACATCTACAGGATGCCCGAAATCCCCGACTCGTTTCCAGAACTTTCCGAGATGAG TGTGTCTCAGCTGAAGGACATGAGCGATAATGAAGACGTGCTGCTGGAGTTTTTTGCGTGTCTGCCTCAGCTCAAGCAGGTCTCCAGCGATAAAGAAGACCTGGTGAACACCATCGTCACTGTGGCCA AAAAGAATCTGCAGCTGGAGCCTCAGCTGGAAGGGAAGAGACAGGAGATGCTGTACAAA tATGAGCAGCTGACCCAGATGAAGTCAGCGTTCCAGACCAAAATGCAGAGACAGCACGAGCTCAGTGAG AGCTGCAGCCTGAGTGCCCTGCAGGCGAGGTTAAAGGTCGCGGCCCATCAGGCCGAGGAGGAGTCTGAGGAGACGGCCGAGAACTTTCTGGAAGGAAAGACGGAGATCGACGACTTTCTCACCAGCTTCATGGAGAAGAGGACG CTTTGCCACAGCAGGAGAGCTAAAGAAGAGAAACTTCAGCAGTCCATCTCCACGCACGGACACTTCCCCTCGGCACACTAG